A single region of the Musa acuminata AAA Group cultivar baxijiao chromosome BXJ1-11, Cavendish_Baxijiao_AAA, whole genome shotgun sequence genome encodes:
- the LOC135596995 gene encoding myb family transcription factor PHL11-like isoform X1, which produces MENIYQRRPPLAASLFEAPGGEGAGVMLSRDPKPRLRWTPDLHDRFVDAVTKLGGPDKATPKSVLSLMGMKGLTLYHLKSHLQKYRLGKQTRRETDQEAKKKGSNSSKINCSSTTSSDVSRTDGAREMPLGEALCYQIEVQRKLQEQLEVQKKLQTRIEAQGKYLQAILEKAQKSLCFDNNRSSGSLEATRAQLTDFDLPLSGLMENVGRVCEEKHSELREVWPQENIKKRNNSGFQLYQEGRDEAEDSSLLLLDLNVKGSSGEMVGGSRGNDLDLRIQTQGL; this is translated from the exons ATGGAGAACATTTACCAACGCcgtccaccactggcagcatcgcTGTTCGAGGCTCCCGGAGGGGAAGGAGCTGGAGTTATGCTGTCGAGAGACCCGAAGCCTCGGCTAAGGTGGACGCCCGACCTCCATGACCGGTTCGTGGACGCTGTCACCAAGCTCGGCGGACCCGACA AAGCGACTCCAAAATCAGTGCTAAGCTTGATGGGCATGAAGGGGTTGACGTTGTACCATCTCAAGAGTCATCTTCAG AAGTACAGACTTGGAAAGCAAACTAGAAGGGAGACAGACCAGGAAGCAAAGAAAAAAG GAAGCAATTCAAGCAAGATTAATTGTTCCTCTACCACCAGCAGTGACGTTTCAAGAACAGACGGTGCCAG AGAAATGCCTCTTGGAGAGGCGTTATGCTATCAGATCGAAGTGCAGAGGAAACTGCAGGAGCAGCTGGAG GTACAGAAGAAATTGCAAACCAGAATCGAGGCTCAGGGGAAGTACTTGCAAGCAATACTGGAGAAAGCTCAGAAGAGTCTTTGTTTCGACAATAATCGCTCGTCAGGCAGTTTGGAAGCCACCAGAGCCCAGCTTACGGATTTCGACCTGCCACTATCAGGCTTGATGGAGAACGTCGGTCGGGTTTGCGAAGAGAAGCACTCGGAGCTGAGAGAAGTGTGGCCACAGGAGAACATCAAGAAGAGGAACAATTCAGGGTTTCAACTTTATCAGGAAGGTAGAGATGAGGCCGAGGACAGTTCTCTTCTTCTGCTGGATTTGAATGTGAAAGGAAGCAGCGGTGAGATGGTTGGTGGATCCAGAGGAAACGACTTGGATCTCAGAATCCAAACGCAGGGGTTGTAA
- the LOC103994892 gene encoding probable CCR4-associated factor 1 homolog 11, giving the protein MSSQRGGGGGGRQHLVVRSVWAWNLEYEFSIIASLVDRFSYVAFDTEFPGFLYRTRRPHRLLPPSLRYAILKANVDKMELVQLGLTLFDAFGDLPSIGTGGRVGYVWEFNFREFDVRRDLHAPDSVDLLRSSGIDFDRLPLYGIDSGQFAAHLYRSGLVAHCRFCRPHSTRWIAFHSCYDFAYLVKVLGFGRPLPDTLEEFLGLVNLLFGETVDLKHIMRGCKGLSGGLERVASTLGVPRQAGKSHQAGSDSLVTCQVYLKMKRRFFDDQDAKVACHRGIIYGLQAC; this is encoded by the coding sequence ATGTCTTcgcaacgaggaggaggaggaggagggcggcaaCATTTGGTGGTGCGCTCGGTTTGGGCGTGGAACTTGGAGTACGAGTTCTCCATCATTGCTTCCCTCGTGGATCGCTTCTCTTACGTCGCCTTCGACACGGAGTTTCCCGGCTTCCTCTACAGAACTCGGAGGCCACACCGTCTTCTCCCGCCCAGCCTGCGCTACGCCATCCTCAAGGCCAACGTCGACAAGATGGAGCTCGTCCAACTCGGCCTCACCCTCTTCGACGCCTTCGGCGACCTCCCCTCCATCGGCACCGGCGGCAGGGTCGGGTACGTGTGGGAGTTCAACTTCCGCGAATTCGATGTCCGACGCGACCTCCACGCGCCGGACTCCGTCGACCTGCTCCGCTCCAGTGGCATCGACTTCGACCGGCTCCCCCTCTACGGCATTGACTCCGGCCAGTTCGCCGCCCACCTCTATCGTTCCGGCCTCGTCGCTCATTGCCGTTTCTGCCGCCCGCACTCCACTCGATGGATCGCCTTTCACAGCTGCTACGACTTCGCCTATCTCGTCAAGGTGCTGGGGTTCGGCCGGCCTCTGCCCGACACCCTGGAAGAGTTCCTCGGCCTGGTGAACTTGCTCTTCGGAGAGACTGTGGATCTCAAGCACATTATGCGCGGCTGCAAGGGTCTCTCCGGCGGGCTGGAGAGAGTGGCGAGTACCCTCGGGGTGCCACGCCAAGCTGGGAAGTCGCATCAAGCTGGATCAGATAGCTTGGTGACCTGCCAAGTCTATCTGAAGATGAAGCGGAGGTTCTTCGACGACCAAGACGCCAAGGTGGCCTGCCATCGCGGCATCATCTACGGCCTACAAGCCTGCTGA
- the LOC135596995 gene encoding myb family transcription factor PHL11-like isoform X2, with protein sequence MENIYQRRPPLAASLFEAPGGEGAGVMLSRDPKPRLRWTPDLHDRFVDAVTKLGGPDKATPKSVLSLMGMKGLTLYHLKSHLQKYRLGKQTRRETDQEAKKKGSNSSKINCSSTTSSDVSRTDGAREMPLGEALCYQIEVQRKLQEQLEKKLQTRIEAQGKYLQAILEKAQKSLCFDNNRSSGSLEATRAQLTDFDLPLSGLMENVGRVCEEKHSELREVWPQENIKKRNNSGFQLYQEGRDEAEDSSLLLLDLNVKGSSGEMVGGSRGNDLDLRIQTQGL encoded by the exons ATGGAGAACATTTACCAACGCcgtccaccactggcagcatcgcTGTTCGAGGCTCCCGGAGGGGAAGGAGCTGGAGTTATGCTGTCGAGAGACCCGAAGCCTCGGCTAAGGTGGACGCCCGACCTCCATGACCGGTTCGTGGACGCTGTCACCAAGCTCGGCGGACCCGACA AAGCGACTCCAAAATCAGTGCTAAGCTTGATGGGCATGAAGGGGTTGACGTTGTACCATCTCAAGAGTCATCTTCAG AAGTACAGACTTGGAAAGCAAACTAGAAGGGAGACAGACCAGGAAGCAAAGAAAAAAG GAAGCAATTCAAGCAAGATTAATTGTTCCTCTACCACCAGCAGTGACGTTTCAAGAACAGACGGTGCCAG AGAAATGCCTCTTGGAGAGGCGTTATGCTATCAGATCGAAGTGCAGAGGAAACTGCAGGAGCAGCTGGAG AAGAAATTGCAAACCAGAATCGAGGCTCAGGGGAAGTACTTGCAAGCAATACTGGAGAAAGCTCAGAAGAGTCTTTGTTTCGACAATAATCGCTCGTCAGGCAGTTTGGAAGCCACCAGAGCCCAGCTTACGGATTTCGACCTGCCACTATCAGGCTTGATGGAGAACGTCGGTCGGGTTTGCGAAGAGAAGCACTCGGAGCTGAGAGAAGTGTGGCCACAGGAGAACATCAAGAAGAGGAACAATTCAGGGTTTCAACTTTATCAGGAAGGTAGAGATGAGGCCGAGGACAGTTCTCTTCTTCTGCTGGATTTGAATGTGAAAGGAAGCAGCGGTGAGATGGTTGGTGGATCCAGAGGAAACGACTTGGATCTCAGAATCCAAACGCAGGGGTTGTAA